From one Magnolia sinica isolate HGM2019 chromosome 18, MsV1, whole genome shotgun sequence genomic stretch:
- the LOC131233038 gene encoding uncharacterized protein LOC131233038 isoform X2, which produces MVRLAVGDSWSARVGKFSKHCRSCDKCVDGFDHHFQEMVKGGKLIFSFDATKKARFGVVGLILSFKVRLQDCQFLLDFQVIKTQEQNTILLGFLILNISCSFCLWNTNLVCLMIKPHQNLNPRFNRLSGAQQQCRSM; this is translated from the exons ATGGTCAGGTTGGCAGTTGGAGATTCATGGTCCGCTAGG GTTGGCAAGTTTAGTAAACACTGCAGAAGCTGTGACAAATGTgtggatggatttgatcatcaTTTCCAG GAAATGGTGAAGGGTGGGAAGCTAATCTTCTCATTTGATGCAACAAAGAAAGCTCGCTTTGGCGTGGTTGGTTTGATATTATCCTTCAAGGTTAGGTTGCAAGACTGCCAATTCCTTTTGGACTTCCAAGTAATCAAGACACAAGAACAGAACACAATTCTGTTGGGGTTTTTGATACTGAATATTTCTTGCTCATTCTGCTTATGGAATACTAATCTCGTCTGTCTCATGATCAAACCTCATCAAAATTTGAACCCACGCTTCAATCGTTTATCTGGTGCACAACAACAATGTAGATCCATGTAG
- the LOC131233038 gene encoding uncharacterized protein LOC131233038 isoform X1, protein MVRLAVGDSWSARVGKFSKHCRSCDKCVDGFDHHFQVILQHWHELIERDLSITIGIHPVENLIKLPRFCYVCWKAVFWQGLYGFQLADKARFGVVGLILSFKVRLQDCQFLLDFQVIKTQEQNTILLGFLILNISCSFCLWNTNLVCLMIKPHQNLNPRFNRLSGAQQQCRSM, encoded by the exons ATGGTCAGGTTGGCAGTTGGAGATTCATGGTCCGCTAGG GTTGGCAAGTTTAGTAAACACTGCAGAAGCTGTGACAAATGTgtggatggatttgatcatcaTTTCCAG GTTATCCTACAGCATTGGCATGAACTCATCGAACGTGACCTTTCCATCACTATTGGCATCCATCCGGTCGAAAATCTCATCAAGCTTCCCAGGTTCTGTTATGTCTGCTGGAAGGCAGTCTTCTGGCAAGGCCTATATGGATTTCAGTTAGCAGAT AAAGCTCGCTTTGGCGTGGTTGGTTTGATATTATCCTTCAAGGTTAGGTTGCAAGACTGCCAATTCCTTTTGGACTTCCAAGTAATCAAGACACAAGAACAGAACACAATTCTGTTGGGGTTTTTGATACTGAATATTTCTTGCTCATTCTGCTTATGGAATACTAATCTCGTCTGTCTCATGATCAAACCTCATCAAAATTTGAACCCACGCTTCAATCGTTTATCTGGTGCACAACAACAATGTAGATCCATGTAG
- the LOC131233038 gene encoding uncharacterized protein LOC131233038 isoform X3 translates to MPFSPYSKLNQVGKFSKHCRSCDKCVDGFDHHFQEMVKGGKLIFSFDATKKARFGVVGLILSFKVRLQDCQFLLDFQVIKTQEQNTILLGFLILNISCSFCLWNTNLVCLMIKPHQNLNPRFNRLSGAQQQCRSM, encoded by the exons ATGCCATTCTCACCTTATAGCAAACTTAATCAg GTTGGCAAGTTTAGTAAACACTGCAGAAGCTGTGACAAATGTgtggatggatttgatcatcaTTTCCAG GAAATGGTGAAGGGTGGGAAGCTAATCTTCTCATTTGATGCAACAAAGAAAGCTCGCTTTGGCGTGGTTGGTTTGATATTATCCTTCAAGGTTAGGTTGCAAGACTGCCAATTCCTTTTGGACTTCCAAGTAATCAAGACACAAGAACAGAACACAATTCTGTTGGGGTTTTTGATACTGAATATTTCTTGCTCATTCTGCTTATGGAATACTAATCTCGTCTGTCTCATGATCAAACCTCATCAAAATTTGAACCCACGCTTCAATCGTTTATCTGGTGCACAACAACAATGTAGATCCATGTAG
- the LOC131233038 gene encoding uncharacterized protein LOC131233038 isoform X4: MVRLAVGDSWSARVGKFSKHCRSCDKCVDGFDHHFQVILQHWHELIERDLSITIGIHPVENLIKLPRFCYVCWKAVFWQGLYGFQLADKARFGVVGLILSFKI, from the exons ATGGTCAGGTTGGCAGTTGGAGATTCATGGTCCGCTAGG GTTGGCAAGTTTAGTAAACACTGCAGAAGCTGTGACAAATGTgtggatggatttgatcatcaTTTCCAG GTTATCCTACAGCATTGGCATGAACTCATCGAACGTGACCTTTCCATCACTATTGGCATCCATCCGGTCGAAAATCTCATCAAGCTTCCCAGGTTCTGTTATGTCTGCTGGAAGGCAGTCTTCTGGCAAGGCCTATATGGATTTCAGTTAGCAGAT AAAGCTCGCTTTGGCGTGGTTGGTTTGATATTATCCTTCAAG ATATGA